From a region of the Ovis aries strain OAR_USU_Benz2616 breed Rambouillet chromosome 2, ARS-UI_Ramb_v3.0, whole genome shotgun sequence genome:
- the NUDT18 gene encoding 8-oxo-dGDP phosphatase NUDT18, which produces MASEGLRGALTAVLGGRGLLVQNYDSGPAGEPPAPVRLRKNVCYVVLAVFLNEQDEVLLVQEAKKECRGSWYLPAGRMEPGETIVEALQREVKEEAGLQCEPLTLLSVEERGPSWIRFAFLTRPTGGILKTPKEADAESLQAGWYPRTSLPTPLRAQDILHLVNLAAQYRQRARHPLLLPQELPCSLVCQRLVATFTSFQTVWVLVGTVGTPHLPVTACGFAPMEQRGGIKMAVLRLLQECLTLHHLAVETKGLLGLQHLGKDLTDGICMNVLVTVAFRNPGLQNEPPKVRGENFFWWKVVEEDLQNQLLQRLRDSSVVPINR; this is translated from the exons ATGGCTTCGGAAGGCCTGAGAGGGGCGCTGACGGCCGTGCTGGGGGGCCGGGGGCTGCTCGTGCAGAACTATGATTCGGGGCCGGCTGGGGAGCCGCCGGCGCCGGTGCGGCTGCGGAAGAATGTCTGCTACGTGGTGCTGGCCGTGTTCCTCAACGAGCAG gATGAGGTGCTACTGGTCCAGGAGGCCAAGAAGGAGTGCCGTGGGTCGTGGTACCTTCCTGCGGGGCGGATGGAGCCTGGGGAGACCATTGTGGAGGCGCTGCAGCGGGAGGTGAAGGAGGAGGCCGGGCTGCAGTGTGAGCCTCTGACGTTGCTGTCTGTGGAGGAGCGGGGCCCCTCCTGGATCCGCTTCGCATTCCTCACCCGCCCCACAG GTGGAATTCTCAAGACTCCCAAGGAAGCAGATGCAGAGTCCCTACAGGCTGGCTGGTACCCACGAACCTCACTGCCTACCCCACTGCGGGCCCAGGACATTCTTCATCTGGTCAACCTTGCTGCCCAGTATCGCCAGCGAGCCAGgcaccctctcctccttccccaagaGCTTCCCTGCAGTCTGGTCTGCCAGCGACTTGTGGCCACCTTCACCAGCTTCCAGACAGTGTGGGTGTTGGTGGGCACAGTGGGGACGCCTCACTTGCCTGTCACCGCCTGTGGCTTCGCTCCCATGGAGCAGAGGGGTGGCATCAAGATGGCCGTCCTGCGGCTGCTACAGGAGTGTCTGACCCTGCACCACTTGGCAGTAGAGACCAAGGGGTTGCTTGGACTGCAACACCTGGGCAAAGACCTAACGGATGGCATCTGCATGAACGTGCTGGTCACCGTGGCTTTTCGGAATCCGGGTCTCCAAAACGAGCCCCCAAAGGTTCGGGGTGAGAACTTCTTTTGGTGGAAGGTGGTGGAGGAAGACCTGCAAAACCAGCTTTTACAGCGGCTTCGGGACTCATCTGTCGTCCCAATCAACAGATAG